The Candidatus Omnitrophota bacterium genome includes a window with the following:
- a CDS encoding phosphoglycerate kinase yields the protein MAKKTIKDMDLKGKRVLIRVDFNVPLDDNLKITDDIRIRASIPTIKYALDKGAKVILMSHLGRPDGKVVEKMRLAPVAKRLGELLERPVTALKDCIGPEVKKTVLAMKENDIILLENLRFHAEEEANDAGFAAELASLGEIFINDAFGTAHRAHASTEGVTKYLPSAAGFLLEKEIEYLGNAVSDPKRPFVAILGGAKVKDKIKVIDNLLDKVDVLLIGGGMAYTFLKAKGKTIGSSKLDKDGFETAKAALDKAAKKNIPMVLPVDNVIADKFDALANVRMVGEDIPDGWMGLDIGPKTVKIFKDNLKGAKTVVWNGPLGVFEMDKFAKGTEEIGRFLANLKGATTIIGGGDTAAAISKFKLEKKMTHISTGGGASLEYLEGRGLPGIDALQDK from the coding sequence ATGGCGAAGAAGACGATAAAGGATATGGACCTGAAGGGGAAACGTGTATTGATACGGGTCGATTTCAACGTGCCCCTGGACGATAATCTTAAGATAACCGACGATATCAGGATAAGGGCCAGCATCCCAACCATTAAATATGCCCTCGATAAAGGCGCTAAGGTCATATTGATGAGCCACTTAGGAAGGCCGGACGGCAAGGTCGTCGAGAAGATGCGCCTTGCCCCTGTTGCGAAGCGGCTGGGAGAGCTTCTGGAGAGGCCCGTCACGGCGCTCAAGGATTGCATAGGCCCGGAAGTCAAGAAGACGGTCCTGGCCATGAAAGAGAATGATATCATACTCCTGGAGAACCTGAGGTTCCATGCGGAGGAAGAGGCCAACGATGCCGGTTTTGCCGCGGAGCTTGCCTCGCTGGGCGAGATCTTCATAAATGACGCTTTCGGCACGGCCCACAGGGCCCATGCCTCAACGGAGGGCGTAACGAAATACCTGCCCTCCGCAGCCGGGTTCCTTTTGGAGAAAGAGATAGAGTACCTCGGTAACGCCGTCTCCGACCCTAAGAGGCCGTTCGTCGCTATACTGGGCGGCGCAAAGGTCAAGGACAAGATAAAGGTGATAGACAACCTGCTCGATAAAGTGGATGTCCTGCTGATAGGCGGCGGTATGGCCTATACATTCCTGAAGGCAAAGGGGAAGACGATCGGCTCGTCAAAGCTGGACAAGGACGGCTTCGAAACAGCCAAGGCGGCCCTCGATAAGGCGGCGAAGAAGAATATCCCCATGGTCCTTCCCGTAGATAACGTCATCGCCGATAAGTTCGATGCGCTTGCCAATGTGAGGATGGTCGGAGAGGATATACCTGACGGCTGGATGGGTCTGGATATAGGACCGAAGACGGTAAAGATATTCAAGGATAATCTCAAGGGCGCAAAGACCGTCGTATGGAACGGCCCTCTCGGGGTGTTCGAGATGGATAAGTTTGCCAAGGGCACAGAGGAGATCGGGAGATTCCTGGCCAACCTTAAAGGGGCCACAACGATAATAGGCGGCGGCGATACGGCGGCAGCAATATCGAAGTTCAAGCTGGAAAAGAAGATGACCCACATATCGACCGGCGGCGGGGCGTCTCTTGAGTACCTGGAAGGCCGCGGACTGCCGGGCATAGATGCGTTGCAGGATAAGTAG
- a CDS encoding peptide-binding protein, with the protein MKVYKRSSSIPPILLAVFFLLSAAVHASGDDGPSYGDAIVVASISDARTLLPILASDSASSDVCGMIFNGLVKYDKDINLTGDLAESWEVSGDGLGITFHLRKGVRWHDGVPFTSKDVEFTYRRLVDPAVKTPYSGDFERVRSLETPDDHTVKVTYKEPFSPAVSSWGMWIMPEHILKGEDLNSTGFGRNPVGTGPYKFRSWKTGEKIELVSNHDYFEGRPYIDRYIYRIIPDESTIFLELETQGVDLSMLTPLQYMRQTDGLFFRDHYQKFRYPSFGFTYMGYNLADPKFRDPLVRQAINYAVDKEEMVNTIFFGLAKVTTGPFVPDSWAYNGDVKPAPCDPSKAKELLSLAGWRDSDGDGWVEKDGRDFEFTVLVNQGNSERLRCAEMIQRSLKSVGIRMKIRVLEWSAMINEFIDKRRFEAVLMGWFLSRDPDCYDIWHSSKTGEGEFNFVGYRNDKVDELLDEGRRTFDRPRREAIYREIHRLIYDDQPYLFLYAPEMLPVVHKRFHGVEASKIGIGYNFIRWYVPGKDRRYR; encoded by the coding sequence ATGAAGGTATATAAGAGATCGTCATCTATACCGCCGATACTTTTGGCGGTATTTTTTTTATTGAGCGCCGCGGTACATGCCTCCGGAGATGACGGCCCCTCTTACGGCGACGCTATAGTCGTCGCTTCTATCAGCGACGCCCGCACCCTTCTTCCCATACTTGCGTCCGATTCCGCCTCAAGCGACGTCTGCGGCATGATATTCAACGGCCTTGTAAAATATGACAAGGATATCAACCTTACCGGGGACCTGGCAGAGAGCTGGGAGGTCTCCGGCGACGGCCTTGGCATAACGTTCCATCTGCGAAAGGGAGTGCGGTGGCATGACGGCGTGCCGTTCACTTCGAAAGACGTGGAGTTCACGTACAGGAGACTCGTAGACCCGGCCGTCAAGACACCCTATAGCGGCGACTTTGAGCGGGTGAGGTCCCTTGAGACGCCCGACGATCATACCGTAAAGGTCACATACAAAGAGCCGTTCTCGCCTGCCGTATCGAGCTGGGGCATGTGGATCATGCCGGAGCATATACTTAAGGGCGAAGATCTCAACAGTACCGGTTTCGGCCGTAACCCGGTTGGGACCGGACCCTATAAGTTCAGGTCCTGGAAGACGGGGGAGAAGATAGAGCTCGTATCCAACCATGACTATTTCGAGGGCAGGCCATACATCGACCGTTATATATACAGGATAATACCGGACGAGTCCACCATATTTCTTGAGCTGGAGACCCAGGGGGTAGACCTGTCCATGCTCACGCCTCTCCAGTATATGAGACAGACCGACGGTCTATTTTTCAGGGATCATTACCAAAAATTCAGGTATCCGAGTTTCGGGTTCACCTATATGGGATACAACCTCGCGGACCCGAAGTTCCGGGACCCGCTGGTGAGGCAGGCGATAAACTACGCCGTAGATAAAGAGGAGATGGTAAATACGATATTCTTCGGGCTCGCAAAGGTGACGACCGGGCCGTTCGTCCCGGATTCATGGGCCTACAACGGCGATGTGAAGCCCGCCCCCTGCGATCCGTCGAAAGCGAAAGAGCTCTTGTCGCTCGCCGGGTGGCGGGATTCCGACGGCGACGGATGGGTCGAGAAGGACGGGAGGGATTTTGAGTTCACGGTCCTTGTGAACCAGGGTAATTCCGAGAGGTTGAGATGCGCCGAGATGATACAGCGCTCCTTAAAGTCGGTGGGCATACGGATGAAGATAAGGGTGCTCGAATGGAGCGCCATGATAAACGAGTTCATAGATAAGAGGCGTTTTGAGGCGGTGCTGATGGGCTGGTTCCTCTCGCGCGACCCCGACTGTTACGACATATGGCATTCATCGAAGACGGGGGAGGGAGAGTTCAATTTCGTAGGGTACAGGAACGATAAGGTGGATGAACTGCTGGACGAGGGACGGAGGACGTTTGACCGGCCAAGGCGCGAGGCCATATACCGCGAAATACACCGGCTCATATACGATGACCAGCCGTACCTCTTCCTGTACGCGCCCGAGATGCTGCCCGTAGTCCATAAGAGGTTCCATGGTGTCGAGGCGTCAAAGATAGGGATCGGTTATAATTTCATACGGTGGTATGTGCCCGGGAAAGACCGAAGGTACAGGTGA
- the secG gene encoding preprotein translocase subunit SecG, whose translation MLYGLVIAIHIVVSLVLIAVILLQAGRGGGLSESFGGSSTQTLFGTKTSLFLTRATAISAIVYILTCLTLGVMTSHRGRSLVAKETVRMPMTQSGTPQPLPDTGPFDY comes from the coding sequence ATGTTATACGGACTTGTGATAGCGATACATATAGTGGTCTCCTTGGTATTGATAGCGGTCATCCTGCTTCAGGCAGGGCGCGGAGGGGGCCTCTCCGAATCGTTCGGCGGGAGCTCGACCCAGACCCTTTTCGGGACGAAGACATCCTTATTCCTGACCAGGGCGACGGCCATCTCAGCCATCGTCTATATCCTGACCTGCCTCACCCTGGGTGTAATGACGAGCCATAGAGGGCGTTCTCTTGTCGCTAAAGAGACGGTCAGGATGCCCATGACCCAGTCGGGCACGCCTCAACCATTACCGGATACCGGCCCGTTCGATTATTAA
- a CDS encoding ABC transporter ATP-binding protein, protein MNILQVKNLKVQFGAGPGTTKAVDDVSFDIRDKEVFGLVGESGSGKTMTALSILKLIPSQGAIAGGEIVFNGIDIFKAGEEDLRSIRGSRIAMIFQEPLSSFNPVFTIGEQMMEAVIAHRRQGGPAGAKGLCLEYLERVHIPEPSKIFHDYPHQLSGGTRQRVMIAMALVNSPELLILDEPTTALDVTVQAKILDLLEEIRSEGKVSMLFISHDLGIIARMCDRVAVMQRGRIVETGGTKELFYNPKDPYTIALLESVKALA, encoded by the coding sequence ATGAATATCCTGCAGGTCAAAAATCTTAAGGTCCAATTCGGCGCCGGGCCCGGGACGACGAAAGCCGTCGACGATGTGAGCTTCGATATCCGGGATAAGGAGGTATTCGGCCTCGTAGGGGAGTCCGGCTCCGGCAAGACGATGACGGCGCTCTCCATCCTTAAACTTATACCGTCTCAGGGCGCCATAGCCGGCGGCGAGATCGTCTTTAACGGCATTGACATATTTAAAGCGGGCGAAGAGGACCTGCGTTCTATCCGGGGATCAAGGATAGCCATGATATTCCAGGAGCCGCTCAGCTCTTTTAACCCGGTATTTACCATAGGGGAGCAGATGATGGAAGCGGTCATCGCGCACAGGCGGCAGGGCGGTCCGGCCGGGGCGAAGGGGTTATGCCTTGAATATCTGGAGCGCGTTCATATACCCGAGCCATCCAAAATATTCCATGACTATCCTCACCAGCTGTCAGGAGGGACCAGGCAGCGCGTGATGATAGCGATGGCGCTGGTCAATTCGCCGGAGCTGCTCATCCTTGACGAACCGACGACGGCGCTGGATGTCACGGTCCAGGCGAAGATACTCGATCTCCTGGAAGAGATAAGGAGCGAAGGGAAGGTCTCGATGTTATTCATAAGCCACGACCTCGGCATAATCGCCAGGATGTGCGACAGGGTGGCTGTGATGCAGAGGGGCAGGATCGTTGAGACGGGCGGAACGAAAGAGTTGTTTTACAATCCGAAGGACCCCTATACTATAGCTCTCCTTGAATCTGTAAAGGCGCTGGCATGA
- a CDS encoding N-glycosylase/DNA lyase, with amino-acid sequence MKSDREFLAGEYNKRKAEIKRRLGEFRSLGGRPDRDIFGELCFCLFTANANAVLCDRAIRELKDTGLLLKGGAREVRPKIRGKVRFHNKKALFLVGARRLFSSGPGGRLDIKSRIEPGRVQDTREWLVENVKGLGYKEASHFLRNIGLGDDIAILDRHILKNLKRYGVIQRIPSSLGSRKTYLEIEEKMRRFAGDIRIPMPELDLLFWSIQTGFVFK; translated from the coding sequence ATGAAGAGTGACAGAGAATTTTTAGCCGGAGAGTATAATAAGAGAAAGGCCGAGATAAAGAGGCGCCTGGGGGAGTTCCGCTCTCTCGGCGGACGCCCGGACAGAGATATATTCGGGGAGCTCTGTTTTTGTCTCTTCACGGCTAATGCCAATGCCGTCCTCTGCGACAGGGCGATACGCGAGCTTAAAGATACCGGGCTCCTCCTGAAAGGGGGCGCGCGCGAGGTAAGGCCGAAGATCAGGGGCAAGGTCAGATTCCATAATAAGAAGGCCTTATTCCTGGTGGGGGCGCGCCGGCTATTCTCATCCGGACCCGGAGGCCGGCTCGATATCAAGAGCCGGATCGAGCCGGGGCGCGTACAGGATACAAGGGAATGGCTGGTAGAGAACGTCAAGGGGCTGGGCTACAAGGAGGCGAGCCACTTCCTGCGTAATATAGGCCTCGGAGACGATATCGCCATACTCGACAGGCATATACTGAAGAACCTGAAAAGATACGGTGTCATACAGAGGATCCCTTCCTCGCTGGGCTCCCGGAAGACCTACCTGGAGATAGAGGAGAAGATGCGCCGCTTCGCCGGAGATATCCGTATCCCGATGCCCGAACTTGACCTCCTCTTCTGGTCCATCCAGACAGGGTTCGTCTTCAAGTAA
- a CDS encoding diphthine--ammonia ligase, with the protein MKKREKVIMAWSGGKDSALAFHRMAGDGSKEIDLLLSTVTEPYDRISMHGVRRVLLERQALSMGIGLGTVHISESSSCDEYESKMRAFLEESIGRGVSSVAFGDIFLEDLRKYREDKLAELGLKGIFPLWKGDTAALAGEFISRGFKAVITCVDSDALDGSFAGREFDRQFLKDLPPSVDPCGENGEFHSFVYEGPIFKEPVLWEKGEVVVRAGRFYYCDLVPR; encoded by the coding sequence GTGAAGAAGAGAGAGAAGGTCATCATGGCCTGGAGCGGCGGCAAAGACAGCGCGCTCGCCTTTCACAGGATGGCGGGTGACGGCTCAAAAGAGATCGACCTCCTTTTGAGCACCGTGACAGAGCCATATGACAGGATAAGCATGCACGGCGTGAGGCGGGTCCTCCTGGAGCGACAGGCCCTCTCTATGGGCATAGGCCTGGGGACGGTCCATATATCAGAGAGCTCTTCATGCGATGAGTATGAGTCGAAGATGAGGGCCTTCCTCGAAGAGAGTATCGGGCGAGGCGTCTCTTCCGTTGCCTTCGGAGATATATTTTTGGAAGACCTCAGGAAGTACAGGGAGGATAAGCTGGCTGAACTGGGCCTCAAAGGCATATTCCCGTTATGGAAAGGCGATACGGCGGCGCTTGCCGGCGAGTTCATATCCCGCGGATTTAAGGCGGTCATAACATGCGTCGATTCCGATGCCCTGGACGGAAGTTTTGCAGGAAGGGAGTTCGACAGGCAGTTCCTTAAAGACCTTCCGCCGTCGGTCGACCCGTGCGGGGAGAACGGGGAATTCCATTCGTTCGTCTATGAAGGCCCGATATTCAAGGAGCCGGTCCTGTGGGAAAAGGGTGAAGTCGTCGTCAGGGCCGGGCGTTTCTACTATTGTGACCTGGTGCCTCGATAA
- a CDS encoding ABC transporter permease — protein MARYIIRRLLGLVPVLFGITVISFFVIHLAPGKPTGIQSDLNPKISYEARLRVEKLYGLDKPVHIQYLEWVRRFMVFDFGRSYVDDRPVSEKIMERIPVTLLISFLSLAIILAVGIPIGILSAVKRGSFADRLTTVGVFIGFSTPEFWLALLLMSLFGIRLGLLPVSGIRSLDFEYFTFLGKAADIARHLILPVAISAFGGLAGISRYMRTAMIGVEDEDYIRTARAKGLTEKQVIYKHALKNALLPVITIVGLSVPGLIGGSVIFESIFSIPGMGRLFYDSVMARDYSTIMGVLSIGAILTLLGNLLADIAYSYADPRIRISEGKL, from the coding sequence ATGGCCCGCTATATCATAAGGCGTCTATTGGGTCTGGTACCGGTGCTCTTCGGCATAACGGTGATCTCGTTTTTCGTGATCCACCTTGCCCCTGGCAAGCCCACCGGCATACAGTCGGACCTCAACCCGAAGATATCCTATGAGGCGCGCCTCAGGGTGGAGAAGCTTTACGGCCTGGATAAGCCCGTCCACATCCAATATCTGGAATGGGTCAGGCGGTTTATGGTCTTCGATTTTGGTCGGTCGTACGTTGATGACAGGCCCGTCTCGGAAAAGATCATGGAGAGGATACCGGTAACGCTCTTAATAAGTTTCCTTTCCCTCGCGATCATATTGGCCGTAGGCATACCGATAGGGATATTATCCGCGGTAAAGAGGGGGTCCTTTGCGGACCGGCTCACTACGGTAGGCGTCTTCATCGGGTTCTCTACGCCTGAGTTCTGGCTCGCTCTCCTCCTCATGAGCCTCTTTGGCATAAGATTGGGACTCCTCCCCGTATCGGGGATAAGGTCGCTCGATTTTGAATACTTCACTTTCCTGGGCAAGGCGGCCGATATCGCCAGGCACCTCATCCTTCCCGTTGCCATTTCGGCTTTCGGAGGGCTTGCCGGCATCTCCAGGTATATGCGCACGGCGATGATAGGCGTGGAAGATGAGGATTATATACGCACGGCCCGGGCCAAGGGCCTTACGGAGAAGCAGGTCATATACAAACATGCCCTGAAGAACGCCCTCCTCCCGGTGATAACTATCGTCGGTCTTTCGGTGCCGGGCCTCATAGGCGGGAGCGTCATATTCGAATCGATATTCTCCATACCCGGTATGGGGCGGCTCTTCTATGATTCCGTAATGGCGAGGGATTACTCGACCATAATGGGGGTCCTGTCCATAGGGGCCATCCTTACGCTCCTGGGCAACCTCCTCGCCGACATCGCTTACTCGTACGCGGACCCAAGGATAAGGATAAGCGAGGGCAAGCTATGA
- a CDS encoding ABC transporter permease — MKELIGNRAAFGGLVFIMIMLLFALLAPFIATHDPTALDTRAVLVGPSAGHLLGTDTLGRDIFSRIVYGSRISLSIGFIAVGISVLIGIFFGSVSGYYGGKVDSLIMRFVDVMLCFPTFFLILAVIAFLEPSIFTIMFVIGATGWMGVARLVRAEILTLKERDFVAASRVMGASDAWIIMKHLIPNAIGPVLVSATLGMGGAILVESSLSFLGIGVQPPTPSWGNILMDGKSTLGVAWWLTIFPGIFILLTVLAYNLLGEGLRDALEPRLRR, encoded by the coding sequence ATGAAAGAGCTGATCGGGAACAGGGCGGCTTTTGGGGGACTTGTATTCATAATGATCATGCTCCTCTTTGCCTTGCTTGCGCCGTTCATCGCCACGCACGATCCGACCGCCCTGGACACCCGTGCCGTCCTCGTCGGCCCTTCGGCCGGACACCTCCTGGGCACCGATACGCTCGGCCGCGATATATTCTCGCGTATCGTGTACGGTTCCAGGATATCGCTTTCGATCGGCTTCATCGCGGTCGGCATATCGGTCCTGATAGGGATCTTCTTCGGGTCGGTCTCCGGGTATTACGGAGGGAAGGTCGACTCTCTGATAATGCGGTTTGTCGATGTGATGCTCTGTTTCCCGACATTCTTTCTCATACTTGCCGTGATAGCGTTCCTCGAGCCCTCCATATTCACTATAATGTTCGTCATAGGGGCCACCGGCTGGATGGGGGTGGCCCGTCTCGTGAGGGCCGAGATCCTGACGCTCAAGGAGAGGGATTTCGTCGCCGCATCCAGGGTCATGGGCGCAAGCGACGCATGGATCATAATGAAACACCTTATACCGAACGCCATAGGCCCTGTCCTGGTGAGCGCGACTCTTGGGATGGGCGGGGCGATACTGGTCGAGTCGAGCTTGAGTTTTCTCGGGATAGGCGTCCAGCCGCCGACCCCGAGCTGGGGGAATATACTTATGGACGGAAAATCTACCCTCGGGGTTGCGTGGTGGCTTACCATATTCCCCGGCATCTTCATATTGCTTACGGTGCTGGCGTATAATCTGCTGGGCGAAGGGCTGAGAGATGCGTTGGAGCCGCGGCTGAGGAGATGA
- the tpiA gene encoding triose-phosphate isomerase, whose protein sequence is MRKIIIAGNWKLNKTIPESVELVNMLKRSLYDISEIEIVVCPPFTSLSDVHDLIVDTNIRLGAQDVYWENSGAFTGEVSAAMLKSAGCEYVIVGHSERRQYFGETNATVNSKAKAVLAEGLTPIVCVGERLEDRKAGKTFDVIRDHVENSLAGIPKSDMLRTVIAYEPVWAIGTGVNATKEQAQEVHRYIRDLLKKMYDEELSKKVRIQYGGSVKPDNIKELISQEDVDGALVGGASLKADSFSGIVKNCL, encoded by the coding sequence ATGCGCAAGATAATAATAGCCGGCAACTGGAAACTGAATAAGACGATACCCGAGTCCGTAGAGCTCGTCAACATGCTGAAGCGCTCGCTTTATGATATCTCGGAGATAGAGATCGTAGTATGCCCGCCCTTTACGTCATTGAGCGATGTGCATGATCTGATCGTAGACACGAATATAAGGTTAGGGGCCCAGGATGTTTACTGGGAGAATTCAGGCGCCTTTACTGGTGAGGTCTCGGCCGCCATGCTGAAATCCGCCGGCTGCGAGTATGTGATAGTGGGCCACTCCGAAAGGAGGCAATACTTCGGGGAGACGAATGCGACGGTGAACAGCAAGGCGAAGGCGGTCCTGGCAGAAGGGCTTACGCCGATCGTATGCGTGGGCGAGAGGCTTGAGGACAGGAAGGCCGGGAAGACGTTCGACGTTATAAGGGACCATGTGGAGAACTCGCTCGCCGGTATCCCCAAGAGCGATATGTTACGGACCGTGATAGCTTATGAGCCGGTATGGGCTATAGGCACCGGCGTCAATGCGACGAAAGAGCAGGCCCAGGAGGTCCACAGGTATATCCGGGACCTGTTGAAGAAGATGTACGATGAGGAGCTGTCCAAAAAGGTCAGGATACAGTACGGCGGGAGCGTGAAGCCGGACAATATAAAAGAGCTTATCTCGCAGGAAGACGTCGACGGCGCGCTCGTGGGGGGAGCGAGCCTGAAGGCGGATTCTTTCTCCGGGATAGTCAAAAATTGTTTATAA
- a CDS encoding ATP-binding cassette domain-containing protein: protein MMIECDDVKKSFPIQRGRMRETVGLARVLDGVTVSIEKGEVFGLVGESGCGKTTLGKIILGILMPDSGSVRRATGRIQAIFQDPYNSLDPKMRVSDILAEGLILKRECARMDVKMREVLDMVKLPQASLKKYPHQFSGGERQRIAIARAVLTDPEFIVCDEPVSNLDITIQVQILTLLKAIQKRLSMTYLFISHDLRVIRFMCDRVAVMHGGRIIEEGPAARVYSAPSQPYTKTLLSSVLDLYPKP, encoded by the coding sequence ATGATGATAGAGTGTGATGATGTAAAGAAATCATTCCCCATACAAAGGGGCCGGATGCGGGAGACGGTAGGCCTTGCCAGGGTACTAGACGGTGTGACGGTCTCGATAGAAAAAGGCGAGGTCTTCGGTCTTGTCGGCGAATCCGGTTGCGGGAAAACGACGCTCGGCAAGATCATCCTGGGGATACTGATGCCGGATTCGGGCAGCGTCCGGCGCGCGACAGGCAGGATCCAGGCGATATTCCAGGACCCGTACAATAGCCTGGACCCGAAGATGAGGGTCTCTGACATCCTGGCGGAAGGCCTGATATTGAAAAGAGAATGCGCCCGCATGGATGTGAAGATGAGGGAGGTATTGGATATGGTGAAGCTGCCGCAGGCCTCGCTCAAAAAATATCCCCATCAATTCTCGGGAGGCGAACGCCAGCGGATCGCCATAGCCAGGGCGGTCCTGACCGACCCGGAATTCATCGTCTGCGATGAGCCGGTGTCGAACCTCGACATCACGATACAGGTCCAGATCCTGACGCTCCTCAAGGCGATACAGAAGAGGCTCTCCATGACGTACCTCTTCATAAGCCACGACCTCCGTGTCATAAGGTTCATGTGCGACCGCGTCGCGGTCATGCACGGCGGCCGCATCATCGAAGAGGGTCCCGCCGCCCGGGTATACTCCGCCCCCTCCCAGCCCTATACCAAAACCCTCCTCTCCTCGGTCCTCGACCTCTATCCCAAGCCCTAA